A section of the Citrobacter farmeri genome encodes:
- a CDS encoding PTS ascorbate transporter subunit IIC, whose product MQAILSFLSEIFSQPAFLMGIIAFVGLVALRSPGNKLLTGTLKPILGYLMLSAGAGVIVANLNPLGGIIEAGFNIRGVIPNNEAIVSVAQKVLGVETMSIFLLGFIFNLIIARCTKYKYIFLTGHHSFFLACLFSAVLQAAEFRGWMLVLIGGFLLGSWSAISPAIGQRYTKQVTEDGGIAMGHFGSLGYYISAWIATKTGNPANSFADTEISEKWGFLRDTTVTTGIVMFIIYFVCSAVAGTEYLRTITDQNMLIFSILTGLQFAVGVAIVYNGVRLILGDLVPAFQGISQKLIPDSIPAVDCAVFFTFSPTAVVVGFISSFVGGLVGMLMLGGLGMALIIPGMVPHFFCGGTSGVFADKLGGKRGCIIASFIGGIFLAFLPAMLLPALGNLGFENSTFADFDFAVWGIIIGNAFTQFGQITIYLICLALIVALLVPFCFRSVRVVGDTLSYEELTADKKNE is encoded by the coding sequence ATGCAGGCTATTCTTAGTTTCTTATCAGAAATATTTAGCCAACCCGCATTCCTGATGGGAATAATCGCATTTGTCGGTTTAGTGGCGCTGCGCTCTCCCGGGAATAAATTACTCACCGGTACCTTAAAGCCTATTTTAGGGTATTTAATGTTAAGCGCAGGTGCTGGTGTTATTGTTGCCAACCTGAACCCGCTTGGCGGAATTATCGAAGCCGGATTTAATATTCGCGGCGTTATCCCTAACAACGAGGCCATTGTTTCTGTCGCGCAGAAGGTTCTGGGTGTGGAAACCATGAGTATTTTTCTGTTAGGTTTTATTTTTAACCTCATCATTGCTCGCTGTACCAAGTACAAATATATCTTTCTGACCGGCCACCACTCCTTCTTTCTGGCCTGTCTGTTCTCCGCGGTACTACAGGCAGCAGAATTCCGTGGCTGGATGTTAGTGTTAATTGGCGGATTCTTGCTCGGCTCATGGTCAGCCATTTCTCCGGCAATCGGTCAGCGTTATACCAAACAGGTGACTGAAGACGGCGGCATTGCGATGGGGCACTTTGGCTCTCTGGGCTATTACATCTCAGCCTGGATCGCGACAAAAACCGGAAACCCGGCAAACTCATTCGCCGATACTGAAATATCAGAAAAGTGGGGTTTTCTGCGCGATACCACGGTCACAACCGGGATTGTGATGTTCATTATCTACTTTGTATGCAGCGCCGTTGCCGGCACTGAATATCTACGTACGATAACGGATCAGAACATGTTGATCTTCTCTATCCTTACCGGTCTGCAGTTCGCGGTTGGCGTCGCCATCGTCTACAACGGCGTGCGGCTGATCCTCGGCGATCTGGTTCCGGCATTCCAGGGGATTAGCCAGAAGCTGATTCCTGATTCGATCCCTGCCGTTGACTGCGCGGTCTTCTTCACCTTTAGCCCAACTGCAGTCGTCGTGGGCTTTATCAGCTCATTTGTTGGCGGTCTGGTCGGTATGCTCATGTTGGGTGGCCTGGGAATGGCGCTGATTATTCCAGGCATGGTACCGCACTTCTTCTGCGGCGGGACTTCCGGGGTATTCGCCGACAAGCTTGGCGGTAAGCGCGGCTGCATCATCGCCTCCTTTATTGGCGGCATATTCCTTGCGTTTCTTCCAGCCATGCTGCTCCCGGCGTTGGGTAACCTGGGGTTCGAAAACAGCACCTTCGCTGACTTTGACTTCGCGGTGTGGGGAATCATTATCGGTAACGCTTTCACCCAGTTTGGACAGATCACTATCTATCTGATTTGTCTGGCGCTTATCGTCGCGCTGCTGGTGCCATTCTGCTTCCGTTCGGTTCGCGTCGTCGGTGACACGCTCAGCTATGAGGAGCTCACTGCGGATAAGAAAAATGAATAA
- a CDS encoding carbohydrate kinase family protein, which produces MAILSIGFSCFDQFFFLNEWPQENTKNFCHDFIESGGGPAANAAWLLGLWGEDVYYIGHLNQDLYGRRIIDEFAEAGVDTSQVVFSDEMITPLASVLVNRLTGSRTIITRKMQTPPSLTYDQKLRLDDLAERLIASEEPVTLLIDGHEAEISEYLIKKLPSARVVMDGGSLRDSNIKLAAWTDYFVVSEHFARDYMGYRALSTEAEIKAALIELNKICRGEAFITLGEKGCALLKNGMLHIVPAWLCNAVDTTGAGDVFHGAFTYGVHYSWHIDNIILFASLTAAISIEKKGVRESMPDLAVVHNSLNSYERNLKQYYGE; this is translated from the coding sequence ATGGCTATCTTGTCCATTGGGTTTTCATGTTTTGATCAGTTTTTCTTTTTGAACGAATGGCCGCAGGAAAATACGAAAAATTTCTGCCATGACTTTATTGAAAGTGGCGGCGGTCCGGCAGCAAATGCCGCATGGCTACTGGGATTATGGGGCGAAGATGTTTATTACATCGGCCATCTCAACCAGGATCTGTACGGTCGACGAATTATCGATGAGTTTGCTGAAGCGGGCGTCGATACCAGCCAGGTCGTCTTCTCCGATGAAATGATCACGCCGCTGGCATCGGTGCTGGTGAACCGCTTAACGGGTTCGCGGACGATAATTACCCGTAAAATGCAGACGCCACCTTCGCTAACCTATGATCAGAAGCTCAGGCTTGACGATCTGGCTGAACGGTTGATTGCATCAGAAGAACCTGTAACGCTATTAATTGATGGTCATGAAGCCGAAATCAGTGAATATTTAATCAAGAAACTACCCTCGGCACGGGTAGTCATGGATGGCGGTTCATTACGTGACAGTAATATAAAGCTAGCAGCCTGGACCGATTACTTTGTGGTTAGCGAACATTTTGCCCGTGACTATATGGGATATCGTGCCCTGAGTACCGAAGCGGAAATTAAAGCAGCACTTATCGAGTTAAATAAAATTTGTCGCGGGGAAGCATTTATTACGCTCGGGGAAAAAGGTTGTGCGCTATTAAAAAATGGCATGCTGCACATTGTGCCTGCCTGGCTGTGCAATGCCGTTGATACCACCGGAGCAGGAGATGTATTCCACGGAGCCTTTACTTACGGCGTTCATTACTCATGGCATATTGATAATATTATCTTATTTGCCAGCCTGACCGCCGCGATTTCAATAGAGAAAAAAGGCGTACGCGAATCAATGCCGGATCTCGCCGTTGTTCACAATTCGTTGAATAGCTACGAAAGAAACTTAAAGCAATATTATGGCGAGTAA
- the fba gene encoding class II fructose-1,6-bisphosphate aldolase, with the protein MLVSMKDMLQHALRDGYAVGQFNINNLEWVGAVLSTGQQLRSPVILGVSGGTVKHMLGLKCIHDIVVNAMDYLNIDIPVALHLDHGTTREACEAAIEAGFSSIMFDGSHLPFNENLAITRHLVELAHSRGISVEAELGTIAGSEDGIVNSEVIYADPQECYTLVKETQVDCLAAALGSTHGLYKGKAKLGFTEMKAISEQVKVPLVLHGGTGIADDDMRKAIACGTAKINVNTENMYAWCQEVKAIFAADTGHDVNDPRKVINQGLKPVREMIARRIELFGSQNRY; encoded by the coding sequence ATGTTAGTTTCTATGAAGGACATGCTTCAGCATGCCCTACGGGACGGTTATGCCGTAGGGCAATTCAATATTAATAATCTGGAATGGGTGGGTGCCGTATTAAGCACCGGACAACAACTGCGCTCTCCGGTTATTTTAGGCGTTTCCGGCGGTACGGTTAAACATATGCTGGGGTTAAAATGTATTCATGACATCGTGGTTAATGCGATGGACTATTTAAACATTGATATTCCGGTCGCACTGCATCTGGATCATGGGACTACCCGCGAAGCTTGCGAAGCGGCTATCGAAGCCGGATTCAGTTCTATTATGTTTGATGGTTCGCACCTGCCGTTTAACGAGAATCTGGCCATCACCCGTCATCTGGTTGAGCTGGCCCACAGCAGAGGTATTTCGGTTGAGGCTGAACTCGGCACCATCGCCGGTAGCGAAGACGGTATTGTCAATTCCGAGGTTATTTACGCCGATCCCCAGGAGTGCTACACCCTGGTCAAAGAGACCCAGGTCGATTGCCTTGCAGCCGCGCTGGGTTCAACCCATGGCTTGTATAAAGGCAAAGCTAAACTGGGGTTTACGGAGATGAAAGCCATTTCAGAGCAAGTGAAAGTACCTCTGGTATTGCATGGCGGCACCGGTATTGCAGACGACGACATGCGTAAAGCCATTGCCTGCGGTACGGCAAAAATTAACGTCAATACTGAAAATATGTACGCCTGGTGCCAGGAAGTGAAAGCGATATTTGCCGCCGATACCGGTCACGACGTGAACGATCCGCGAAAAGTGATCAATCAGGGGCTGAAACCGGTACGCGAGATGATTGCGCGGCGCATCGAGCTTTTTGGCTCGCAAAACCGCTATTAG